A stretch of the Aggregicoccus sp. 17bor-14 genome encodes the following:
- a CDS encoding endonuclease/exonuclease/phosphatase family protein, with the protein MGLAPWLLLGLLLLPAGCRSRSASAAEAPPPPRAPMKGESLRLVTYNVYNRPWRRAARTHDAAELLAQLQPDVVLLQEVSRYAHSKDVPSARFAQRLGLQDFTYWMEDGLLFSGGQALLSRYPLREVAGHPFSKDYRIEAKGFVHAVLATPAGDVGLVGVHMAAVKGGKVKAQQFAELQAFVEGLRARMPVLVAGDFNEEPTTPLSQAFRRALGAQSLYEAVGQGDPKLKSYAPYPRPCTDPQAELIDDMLLVPAHTPHAAQLSFTRGGIQQGPTPVASDHCPVAATIQLMPPPPDPG; encoded by the coding sequence ATGGGCCTCGCGCCCTGGCTGCTGCTGGGGCTGCTGCTGCTGCCGGCCGGCTGCCGCAGCCGCTCGGCGTCCGCGGCGGAGGCCCCGCCGCCGCCGCGCGCCCCGATGAAGGGCGAGTCCCTGCGGCTCGTGACCTACAACGTCTACAACCGCCCCTGGCGCCGGGCGGCGCGCACCCACGATGCCGCCGAGCTCCTCGCGCAGCTGCAGCCGGACGTCGTGCTGCTGCAGGAGGTCTCGCGCTACGCGCACTCGAAGGACGTGCCCAGCGCGCGCTTCGCCCAGCGCCTCGGCCTGCAGGACTTCACCTACTGGATGGAGGACGGCCTCCTCTTCAGCGGCGGGCAGGCGCTGCTGTCGCGCTACCCGCTGCGCGAGGTGGCCGGGCACCCCTTCAGCAAGGACTACCGCATCGAGGCGAAGGGCTTCGTGCACGCGGTGCTGGCCACCCCCGCGGGGGACGTGGGGCTTGTGGGGGTGCACATGGCGGCGGTGAAGGGCGGCAAGGTGAAGGCGCAGCAGTTCGCCGAGCTGCAGGCCTTCGTGGAGGGCCTGCGCGCGCGCATGCCGGTGCTGGTGGCCGGGGACTTCAACGAGGAGCCCACCACGCCGCTCTCGCAGGCCTTCCGCCGCGCGCTCGGGGCGCAGAGCCTCTACGAGGCGGTGGGGCAGGGGGACCCGAAGCTCAAGAGCTACGCGCCCTACCCGCGCCCCTGCACCGACCCGCAGGCGGAGCTCATCGACGACATGCTGCTCGTCCCCGCGCACACCCCCCACGCCGCGCAGCTGAGCTTCACCCGCGGGGGCATCCAGCAGGGCCCCACGCCCGTGGCCTCGGACCACTGCCCCGTCGCCGCCACCATCCAGCTGATGCCACCCCCGCCCGACCCGGGCTAG
- a CDS encoding ABC transporter ATP-binding protein — protein sequence MTAPLLECEGLTAGYGPTQVLGGAGGLSWRVGAGELWAVLGPNGAGKSTLLRSLLGVSAWTRGSVRLLGRERAEWEPRALARRVAWVPQGLEPVEGFSGLELVLMGRSPHLGLWGLASDSDVARARAVMEELELSHLAGRMADALSGGERRMLLLARGLVQDPELLLLDEPTAFLDLKHQVAALQRVRARTDAGLGAVAVLHDVNLAAAFATHVLLMQEGRALAAGPAHEVLVHAQLERLYGLALESARAPSGAQLFAPRAR from the coding sequence GTGACGGCCCCGCTGCTCGAGTGTGAGGGGCTCACGGCGGGCTATGGCCCCACCCAGGTGCTCGGTGGAGCCGGCGGCCTGAGCTGGCGCGTGGGCGCGGGCGAGCTGTGGGCGGTGCTCGGCCCCAACGGCGCGGGCAAGAGCACGCTGCTGCGCAGCCTGCTGGGGGTGAGCGCCTGGACGCGCGGGAGCGTGCGGCTGCTGGGGCGCGAGCGCGCGGAGTGGGAGCCGCGGGCGCTCGCGCGGCGGGTGGCGTGGGTGCCGCAGGGGCTGGAGCCGGTGGAGGGCTTCAGCGGCCTCGAGCTGGTGCTGATGGGGCGCAGCCCGCACCTGGGGCTGTGGGGGCTCGCCTCGGACTCGGACGTGGCGCGCGCCCGCGCCGTGATGGAGGAGCTGGAACTCAGCCACCTCGCGGGGCGCATGGCGGACGCGCTCTCGGGCGGCGAGCGGCGCATGCTGCTGCTCGCGCGCGGGCTGGTGCAGGACCCCGAGCTGCTGCTGCTCGACGAGCCCACCGCCTTCCTCGACCTCAAGCACCAGGTGGCGGCGCTGCAGCGGGTGCGCGCGCGCACGGACGCGGGCCTGGGCGCAGTCGCCGTCCTGCACGACGTGAACCTCGCTGCCGCCTTCGCCACCCACGTGCTCCTGATGCAGGAGGGGCGGGCGCTCGCCGCGGGCCCCGCGCACGAGGTGCTGGTGCACGCGCAGCTCGAGCGCCTCTACGGGCTCGCGCTGGAGAGTGCGCGCGCGCCCTCCGGCGCCCAGCTCTTCGCCCCCCGCGCGCGCTAG